A stretch of [Limnothrix rosea] IAM M-220 DNA encodes these proteins:
- a CDS encoding MAE_28990/MAE_18760 family HEPN-like nuclease, with product MSKIRTALELNSALTRDITWRKKELIYIKTLIEKNQYRSPHSALLRSGITMLYAHWEGYVKTASTHYLEFLVRQNLNYEDLNRNLIALSFKEKLQESEMTNRSTIFTQVVELLLDKTEDKFRLNWRECIKTYSNLNSKVLEDILCSLGLDYSLYESKKNIIDQSLLASRNRVAHGQYEVIDEKIYESLHHEIILLMDLLRDQIENAVHTKSYLRNHTDFSS from the coding sequence ATGAGCAAGATCCGGACTGCACTAGAATTAAATAGTGCTTTAACTAGAGATATTACTTGGCGGAAAAAAGAGCTCATCTACATCAAAACCTTAATTGAAAAGAATCAGTATCGATCTCCGCACTCAGCGTTACTCCGAAGTGGAATCACTATGTTATATGCACATTGGGAAGGATATGTTAAAACAGCTTCTACACATTACCTAGAGTTTTTAGTACGACAGAATCTCAATTATGAAGACTTAAATAGAAATCTTATTGCTCTTTCGTTTAAAGAAAAATTACAAGAATCTGAAATGACTAACCGATCTACGATATTCACTCAAGTTGTAGAATTGTTATTAGACAAAACGGAAGATAAATTTAGGCTCAATTGGCGTGAATGCATTAAGACTTACTCGAACTTAAATTCAAAAGTTTTAGAAGATATTTTATGTTCTCTAGGTTTAGACTATTCTCTTTATGAAAGTAAGAAAAATATTATTGATCAGTCTTTGCTAGCTTCGAGAAATAGAGTTGCCCACGGTCAATATGAAGTTATTGATGAAAAAATATACGAGAGTTTACATCATGAGATTATTTTACTTATGGATTTACTAAGAGATCAAATAGAGAATGCAGTGCATACTAAATCTTATTTGCGTAACCATACTGACTTCTCTTC